The Sander lucioperca isolate FBNREF2018 chromosome 4, SLUC_FBN_1.2, whole genome shotgun sequence DNA segment TGTGCAGCTGTAGGGTCTCTCTCCGGTGTGGACAGTCTGGTGCACCTTGAGGCTGCAGGCCTGTGAGAAGCGTTTCCCACACAGGCTACAGCTGTAGCGCTTCTCCCCTGTGTGGACGCTCATGTGTCTCTTAATGTGGCTGGACTGGGAGAAGCGCTTGCCGCACTGAGTGCAGCTGAACGGTTTCTCACCGGTGTGCACCCGCTGGTGGGTTTTCAGCTGGTGTGGGTGGACGAAGGCCTTCTTACAGAGGTAACAGTTGTAGATCCTCTCCCCGGTGTGGGAGCGCTGGTGCACTGCCAGGTCTCTGGAGGTTGAGAAGAGGTGGCCGCAGTGCTGGCAGCTAAACGCTCGCTCTGTGCTGCTGGAAAAGCTTCTACATCTGGAGTCAGGGGAGGCGTTATTGAAGGAGGAGACAGTTGGAGAGTCTGACATGGGAGAGTTCCCAAAGCTGCTCGGGAAAGGAAAAGATGAGGATGACAGGGGCGCCTCCATGCATGTGACTCCGTGTTTGGCAGGAGCTGTCAGAGACCTGGCCACCTCTGGGGAGGAGAACAGGTCATCGAAGGAGGAGTCGTCCAAGCTGCTGGTGTCCAGCTCTGCTGCTTCACTCTCTGTGTGCTGACTGGTAGTGTTAGTTAACCTGCTGTTACTCAGACTCTCATCTCTAGTGACAGAAACTAAAGGATTATATGTCCTAGAGGCTTCAGAACAGGAAGGTTCAGCCTCCAGTTTGACTGCTGCTAACACTTCCTCTCCCCTCCAGTCTGCTGCTGCACCACACAAACCCTTCCCTCCGGTATTTGTAGGTGACAGCGCTGAATCTAGTTTCTTTATCAGTGCGGTGTCTATATCAGGAACTTTACTACTACTGGACTCAGCAGACATAGAGTCAACACAACGTTTGTCATCTTCTTTGGTCAAGTCTGTCATTTCCCTGGCTGTGTTTGGACCACCACCTCCGTGGCTTTGTTCTGCAGGATGAGAGTGCCGACACCGAGTACTGGCCTCAtccactctctctttcttctcctgCTGCTGAGCTTCAGCTCTGGCTAAGTCCTGATTTTCATACCGACCTGACACACTGACTCTGGGGGTTTCTGCCTCGACACTCAGCAGGCGGTCGCTCTCagcagcaggagccagagccagagGTCCAACTGGAGAatggacagagagaaaaagacaagatTATATCAATCTTCCATCATCAACAGCATCAGTTCACTCATCTGACATTACTTCACACCTTCGGATCACAACctgtatttaaaaatgtttacaatTGACAAATATACacattgttattatattatctAGACTAATATATTCAAATTGATaggtttttggaaaataaaatacatgaatCAATTCAAATATAAAGGGATTTCATTTTGCAGACTTATATTCCTGACAGCGTGGAGAGGCTGTGCACCCAGTATAAAGACAGCTGGATTAGATAACGTCGAGGCTGATGACGGGGGGGGGGTAGCCTCCAGGAGGAGGTGCGACAGGCAGTAATACCAGCTACCTGTACATGCACTGACTACTGCTGAGTAACACTTTTCAAACGAAGCAGCTGTAATATTGCTGGCTTCATAATCTGTTCAAATAACAGCTTTTAggtaccctggaaatccagagatCTCATGGGAGCACAACTTGAATTTGCTCAGTGAGTCCCTccggcattgagtaatgatgctcattaactatgcccttgtagccgagctgcaccaatcacatcgctgtatctgatataggtgggccagaggcgagctaaacagatgacgacagtttaatctaccagttagctcctctggtagctaagagtttaatctaccagttagctccgctggtagctaagagtttaatctaccagttagctcctctggtagctaagagattaatctaccagttagctccgctggtagctaagagtttaatctaccagttagctcctctggtagctaagagattaatctaccagttagctcctctggtagctaagagattaatctaccagttagctccgctggtagctaagagtttaatctaccagttagctcctctggtagctaagagattaatctaccagttagctccgctggtagctaagagtttaatctaccagttagctcctctggtagctaagagtttaatctaccagttagctccgctggtagctaagagtttaatctaccagttagctcctctggtagctaagagattaatctaccagttagctccgctggtagctaagagtttaatctaccagttagctcctctggtagctaagagtttaatctaccagttagctcctctggtagctaagcgtatggggctctggatacgtcacctcgtgtattgttgtgattggtcgcagtgttatccaattgcatgcagtgagattttcaaatgcatgcttggtgccccCCCTctagttgggccattttcattactcaatgccagacccttaaccTTTAGGATTtaggtctggatttccaggctagctTTTAGGCATTATGTTATGTAAATGTCTCTAAGATGGCACAGAACCAATATAGCTACAACTCTTGTATGATATTTGGCACATtttactctccctctctctggccTAAAAAGTGACTCAGGGGCAGCAGACTGACACGTGAGATTTCCAGCACCTTTCGGTTATACCGAGCATGTTTGAAAGTTATAGAAAGAAATTTAGTGATCAGTCTCTACATGTTAGATGTTtttgtcttcctcttcctttttgGTTTTTGGTCAAAAACTGGACAGTATCTTAAAGTCTTAAAGCTGTACATACCGCTGCTGTTAGAAGCTGTCTGACGGTCTTCCAACACACTCAGATCCTCCTCCTGCCTTTCCGTCTTTATTATAACCACCTCTGGCTCCACCGGCTGCTCCGTCACAACCACCAGCTGGCAGACAGAAAACATGTATGGAAGGTCTTTACTGCTACTGAACTACAAATCTGATAAGTGCTTAGCTAAGTTATCAGCAgcaatgcacatgcacacattttttttaatgccctTTAACAAAATCTTTAACTGGTTACGTTTCAGCTAGAAAGCAAGGATTTCTcacctgtactgtatgtggacaTTGACAGATGAAGAGATATCGTAAGACAAGCTGACAAACGGACAGCTGCACTGACCTGGGACTGCTGAGGGTCAGTATTCTCCACCATAGGGAACTTGACTGTTTTGGTAATGGCAGAGTCGTCTTCTCCGAAGTGATCTGCTCAAAGCAAATCAGAGGAGTTTTGTTATAATATGTTCACTGTTACACTATCACGTTACAGTTCCTTTAAAgcctaatttctttttttttcaacctggaccctattttattatgttttggtgtctaagtgactgatgggaacaacaatctttgacattggtccagtattaagagagatcgctgcagtcagcagtcagcagtcagcaaaacaagctacaatgtaagttaatagggcaattgcgcaccttcaatttactGTCTGTACAcgtacaaagttctcaatgcttcggtttacatgtagggaccttcattatgctaccgttgaagtttggtgatattttgagccttgttagtagtagtgcgctagcttgtttcaagctacaaacacattggattagcatgaaaacatgtcccagagaacggtcgactcagtacacatctgttattaacccctaggttcattttgcgccggaattgtcctttaatatctCTCATTAATGTGGTTTGTAATGGGTCTTAAGATggatctttttttcttaattacGGATTTCTCGTGATGGATTTGTCTATGACGTATCTTGTTGTTCCTCCTACTCTTTCTATATAGCACTTTATCAAAAGTTTTTAAATCCAAgtgtttttaaagtgtttttatgCCACATCAAATAGGCATATTTTGGGTTGTGATCTCTCCTGTACAAACTTAGTACCACCTCTTGCACTTCTCCAGTGTATGGACCAAAATGGTGTCCCCATAGACTGATTAAAATAGAGTGTCACCCATGTCCCTTATTGGACACGCCCCcttgtctctctgtcctctctgggACAACATTTGGCCTGTAGCCACATGACCATATACCCAACTAGGGGTGGAGCGAGGGGGTGGCTTCTAGGGCTCCAGCcccaaatgttttctcaaaagccccgaatcttttaggttttgaaaaaaacgttttgTCATTTTCACTCAGTCTCTCCGACTGGACCGGCAAATCAAAAGGAGCAAAAGTTCTTTTACTGGGAAAATATTGCCTTCGTTTCaagattagtaatgctgtttaagtcaAATGACTACCCTACCTAtgttatgtaacttaaaaatagtAACATCAGAAATGTTTTGCCTCTCTttaggtggcaggagtgaaaataagtcatcctcaacatttcttgtgttctggtttcagaatgatgaagacaggTGGAAAACTATTTGATGTAGGATAGGATGTAGGCTCGACAGGATGATGCTATCCcttggcaactatcatgtttttcttaaataatGTACAGATTTTTAGGCCTTCTATTATCTcaaatggcttgaaaaatagtgcCCTTCGCTGCCGTAAATGGAGCATGCTGAGCCTCTGTAGCCAATACACCTTTGGAGGTGAAATTGTGCCAGAAACCCCCCACTCTTCTTCTAAATTATAATATGACTACATATTgttgttaaatgtttttttttttttttgtttttttaaaaaggatctTAGACTATAGGGATGGGTATCGTTAAGATTTTAACGGTTTTACTACTCTTACTGATACTGCTTATCGATAtgcaggggcggatctacagGGGGCTGGGGCAGCTGACCCCCCCACTGTAGGGCCTTGCCCCCCCAGCTGCCCTTCCATAATTTACCCCTGGGGCCCAATAATACCGGGGTTCGGTACCCATCCCTATTAGAATAAGAACATTTTCCcattaagaaaaataaataaatatttttttgtgtcaGCAACTTGCTGCAGTACTTAATACCAGTACACACACATAAGGGAaaagctgtcttttttttagatAGATATATAATTATAACATATGTTGTTACAAGGAGAACTGCGCATCATTGGGTTGGGCAGCAGTAATGTTATGCAGTTAAAATGTCTAATTTGTGATTGGAGCCTGGTGTCTGGTGTTCTCCATGTAGGACATCAAGCTCGGTTAGTTTCAGATTTCACAttcactccagtactgtacttaagtacaaatatgAGGTAGGCTACtcgagtcttttcttttcatgccactttctacttctactccgctacatttcagagaaatattgtactttttactccactgcattcatctgttacagctttagttactagttactttacacattaagatttttttgcacacaaaataagatgtattattacattttttactaaccaacaatataacggcctacaggtccagctgaaatgattagccgattaaacacttgAAACACTcaacagtttggatcgtttccagtttctaaaatgggaggatttctctgtattgagtacttttacttttaatacttttggtgggcctacattttcctgatgatcc contains these protein-coding regions:
- the si:dkey-56e3.3 gene encoding zinc finger protein 2; this encodes MASYVNFHNQLAAIVEVLANTAVAEICQLVDDGFATLRLEVSRSQRENLALKSRLRLLEVRSGEQPHTEPTPPACTRRDHFGEDDSAITKTVKFPMVENTDPQQSQLVVVTEQPVEPEVVIIKTERQEEDLSVLEDRQTASNSSVGPLALAPAAESDRLLSVEAETPRVSVSGRYENQDLARAEAQQQEKKERVDEASTRCRHSHPAEQSHGGGGPNTAREMTDLTKEDDKRCVDSMSAESSSSKVPDIDTALIKKLDSALSPTNTGGKGLCGAAADWRGEEVLAAVKLEAEPSCSEASRTYNPLVSVTRDESLSNSRLTNTTSQHTESEAAELDTSSLDDSSFDDLFSSPEVARSLTAPAKHGVTCMEAPLSSSSFPFPSSFGNSPMSDSPTVSSFNNASPDSRCRSFSSSTERAFSCQHCGHLFSTSRDLAVHQRSHTGERIYNCYLCKKAFVHPHQLKTHQRVHTGEKPFSCTQCGKRFSQSSHIKRHMSVHTGEKRYSCSLCGKRFSQACSLKVHQTVHTGERPYSCTNCGKSFSVLGNLVRHQSVHISK